From Bacillus sp. FSL K6-3431, the proteins below share one genomic window:
- a CDS encoding ABC transporter substrate-binding protein — MRNSAKVGFTFLILFSMIIVGCSPKSDSATKEHDKTEEIGQNEKPAVVDASEINEFHQAPMLDGMDLPDVKDRIPKEPKIPNEMPAEFLSFEIGKYGGTLNTVAQSVNWDPDLFVMSNEPLLNTPGILGEEVTGNVLKDYEVSDDQKVFTFYMREGMKWSDGEPVTTEDVRFAIEDVQFNKEIVPILPAWLHSGSNTAGSPMQLEIVDEFTFKISFDEPNGGFPISLSIQNWRGYGDLLKPAHYLKQFHKKYADEAELKKQIAEHKFEEDQETDWVNFFNYMDITEREMSHSNAVDFPVLYPWKLKEMTKTHGIYERNPYYFKVDAKGNQLPYIDSIKSAIVQDTEVTGLKTIAGEVDFNREATALAKMPVYRENAEKGGYEALLANMHLTPTDIFLNLTHKDKVWRKVVNDKRFRQALNYAIDRDEIIDTLYYGFAEPSKIIDSTLDLDKANELLDEMGMEKGSDGFRIGPDGKRFSIPFEVQAAAPDIVPLAELLTEMWKEIGIHVTVKTIDGTLWSTRNTANELKASIMWTHTPLYYMQDWGQGFWGPQWDSWWKSGGKNGEEPPEEVKEFYTLMDKMNVSPPEEAVAIMDTLREKMGENIFYFVHIEDVKQPLIVNAKLGNITDKGTAISINFAGEQMYFKE; from the coding sequence ATGAGAAATTCTGCTAAAGTAGGTTTCACTTTTCTAATTCTATTTTCGATGATCATTGTTGGGTGTTCTCCAAAAAGCGATTCAGCGACAAAGGAACATGATAAAACCGAAGAAATTGGACAGAATGAAAAGCCGGCTGTAGTGGATGCTTCAGAAATAAATGAGTTTCATCAAGCGCCAATGCTTGATGGTATGGATCTACCGGATGTAAAAGATAGGATTCCAAAGGAACCAAAAATACCAAATGAAATGCCTGCTGAATTCCTATCATTCGAAATTGGTAAGTATGGTGGGACACTTAATACCGTTGCTCAATCTGTAAACTGGGATCCAGATTTATTCGTCATGAGCAATGAACCATTGTTAAATACGCCAGGCATACTTGGAGAAGAAGTTACAGGGAATGTTTTAAAAGATTATGAAGTATCAGATGACCAAAAAGTCTTTACTTTCTATATGAGGGAAGGGATGAAGTGGTCTGATGGAGAACCGGTAACAACTGAAGATGTAAGATTTGCGATTGAAGATGTCCAGTTCAATAAAGAAATTGTGCCAATTTTGCCTGCATGGCTACACTCAGGTAGTAATACGGCAGGATCTCCAATGCAGTTGGAAATTGTGGACGAATTTACTTTTAAAATATCTTTTGATGAGCCAAATGGTGGTTTTCCAATTAGCTTGTCAATTCAAAACTGGCGTGGATATGGTGATCTCTTAAAACCAGCCCATTACCTAAAACAATTTCATAAAAAATATGCTGATGAAGCGGAATTGAAAAAACAAATTGCTGAACATAAGTTCGAGGAAGATCAAGAAACTGATTGGGTGAATTTCTTTAACTATATGGATATTACTGAAAGGGAAATGAGTCATTCAAATGCAGTAGATTTCCCTGTTTTATATCCATGGAAGCTTAAAGAAATGACGAAAACTCACGGAATTTATGAAAGGAATCCATATTACTTCAAAGTCGATGCAAAGGGGAATCAATTGCCGTATATTGACTCTATCAAAAGCGCAATTGTACAAGATACGGAAGTTACAGGGTTAAAAACGATTGCAGGAGAAGTTGATTTCAATCGTGAAGCGACTGCACTTGCCAAAATGCCTGTTTATCGGGAAAACGCAGAAAAAGGTGGATACGAAGCATTGTTAGCAAATATGCACTTAACACCAACCGATATCTTCTTGAATTTAACCCATAAAGATAAAGTATGGCGAAAAGTGGTAAATGATAAACGTTTTCGACAAGCATTGAATTATGCCATTGACCGTGATGAAATAATTGACACACTATACTATGGTTTCGCTGAACCGTCAAAAATTATAGATAGTACGTTGGATTTAGATAAGGCGAATGAATTATTAGATGAAATGGGTATGGAGAAAGGATCGGATGGCTTTAGAATCGGTCCTGACGGTAAGCGATTCTCTATTCCATTTGAAGTGCAGGCAGCAGCTCCAGACATTGTTCCGCTTGCAGAGTTGCTTACTGAGATGTGGAAAGAAATTGGTATTCATGTAACAGTAAAAACAATTGATGGAACATTATGGAGCACACGTAACACTGCCAACGAGTTAAAAGCATCAATCATGTGGACACATACACCGCTTTATTATATGCAAGATTGGGGACAGGGATTTTGGGGTCCACAGTGGGATTCATGGTGGAAATCTGGTGGTAAAAACGGTGAGGAACCACCTGAAGAAGTAAAAGAGTTCTATACATTAATGGATAAGATGAATGTGAGTCCTCCCGAAGAAGCGGTGGCAATTATGGACACATTGAGAGAAAAAATGGGAGAGAATATATTTTACTTTGTTCATATTGAAGATGTAAAACAGCCGTTAATTGTTAATGCTAAATTAGGAAATATCACAGATAAAGGAACAGCAATTAGTATAAACTTTGCTGGAGAACAGATGTATTTTAAAGAATAA
- a CDS encoding ABC transporter permease: MMLSFIGHRLLQLIPLLIAISIISFALIQLPPGDYLTTYIAQLELSGNEVSEGTVQALKNQYGLDKPIYVQYFIWIKNIIFHGDFGRSFTWNEPVGDVIGERLGLTILISIFTLIFTWIVAIPIGIYSAVRQYSFLDYVFTFIGFIGLALPNFLIALVVIYTVFVNTGVAITGLFSPEFASAPWSIAKLLDMLQRVWVPVLIIGTAGTAGLIRVMRGMLLDELQKQYVITARAKGLTEGKLLFKYPVRMAINPLISTIGWTLPAIISGEAIVSIVLNLPTTGPMLLDALMTQDMYLAGSFILILSVLTVIGTLVSDILLAWIDPRIRFGGVEE, from the coding sequence ATGATGTTATCATTTATTGGGCATCGACTATTACAATTAATTCCATTATTGATTGCAATCAGTATCATTTCTTTTGCATTAATTCAATTACCACCTGGTGATTATTTGACAACTTATATCGCACAACTAGAATTATCTGGAAATGAAGTATCTGAAGGTACAGTTCAAGCGCTTAAAAACCAATATGGATTGGATAAACCAATTTATGTACAGTACTTTATTTGGATTAAAAACATTATATTTCATGGGGACTTTGGCCGCTCCTTTACTTGGAATGAGCCAGTGGGAGATGTGATCGGAGAACGGCTAGGTTTGACGATCCTCATATCTATTTTCACCTTAATTTTCACCTGGATCGTCGCCATACCAATTGGTATATACTCAGCTGTTAGACAATATTCTTTTTTGGATTATGTGTTCACTTTCATCGGATTTATCGGTCTTGCATTACCAAATTTTTTAATTGCACTCGTCGTTATTTATACCGTTTTTGTCAACACTGGTGTAGCGATAACAGGATTATTTTCACCGGAATTTGCTTCTGCACCGTGGAGTATAGCTAAGCTATTGGACATGCTTCAAAGAGTCTGGGTACCTGTTCTCATAATTGGAACCGCGGGAACAGCCGGTTTGATTCGAGTGATGCGCGGAATGTTATTAGATGAATTGCAAAAGCAGTATGTGATTACTGCACGTGCCAAAGGTTTAACAGAAGGGAAATTATTATTTAAATACCCGGTGCGCATGGCCATTAATCCATTGATTAGTACAATTGGCTGGACACTTCCCGCTATTATTTCTGGTGAGGCGATTGTTTCGATTGTGTTGAATTTACCGACTACTGGACCAATGCTATTAGACGCCTTAATGACTCAAGATATGTATCTTGCAGGAAGTTTTATATTAATCTTGAGTGTTTTGACAGTTATAGGCACATTGGTATCTGATATATTACTAGCCTGGATAGACCCTCGAATTAGATTTGGAGGTGTAGAAGAATGA